The genomic window ACAATGTGGTGTTGCCCCAAGTCAAGACAGTGACACACTTTTTCTGGGCAATATATGTAAAACATGGACAAGGGAACATGTGAATAGGCTGGATTGTGCTGATTCAtttattatttttgctgcatataTTTCTCCTTTCTATATTAATTCAGTACTATTGTGAATGCATGTGCAGTTGAAGGAGAAACTGAAGAGTTATGGAATTGAGAATGTTGAAGATTTGACACTGGTTGAAGATTCAAACAATGAAGGGATGAATCGTGGGTTTGCGTTCTTAGAGTTTTCATCTCGCTCTGATGCTATGGATGCTTATAGGCGCTTGCAGAAGAGAGATGTGGTCTTTGGAGTTGATCGAACTGCAAAGGTTGCTTTTGCAGATTCTTTCATTGAACCGGATGATGAAATCATGGCACAGGTATATGAAAGTTAAGATCCATTgcctttttcttttctcaaatCATTTTGAGTGATGCCCTTTTCATTGTGATAAGTTGCATGGAGTATTTTTTCTTTGGAGgtagttaaattttttaattcaattgACTATATGTTAGGATAAACATGGCATTGATTGTGTATCTAGTCATTATATTATTGGTTTGGCCTGGAATATCATGACTACTGCCTTGTTTTGCTGaagaataattatatatttttagtattttcattttGTTTGCTTGTTGCATGATTTGCCAATATGTTTTCAGGTTAAAACTGTTTTTGTTGATGGCTTGCCTGCTTCATGGGATGAAGATCGCGTTAAGGAGTACCTCAAGAAATATGGAGTAATTGAGAAAATTGAGCTTGCTCGTAATATGCCATCTGCCAAAAGAAAGGATTTTGGTTTTGTTACTTTTGATACCCATGATAATGCTGTTGCATGTGCTGAAGGCATCAACAATGCAGAACTAGGTGAAGGTGATAACAAGGTATGTTTGGATCTGTACTTAGGGTCTTGTTATTTCCTTCATTCGTTTTCCTTTATAAATTGCTTTTTCATGTTCATCAATTCCATTTATGCTTTTTTTATGTGTATATGATCTTATTATCGGTTAGCATGTTGTTTTAGGTCAAAGTTAGGGCTAGATTGTCAAGGCCTCATCAAAAAAGTAGAGTGAAACGTGGTCTTCGAGGAAACTTTAGGATTGGCCGTGGGGCTCCTCGAGGTGGTCGTGTGTTATATGGTCGTCCTCCACCTCGTAGGTTTCCAGCACATCTGTCAAGACCAGTTGGTCGTGGGGCACCTATTGGGATGCATGGATTTAAGAGACCGATGGGATTTAGAGATAGGCGTCCTGTTATGGCCATGCCAGAGCGATCCAGGCGTTTTCCTCCCCCAGAGAGGTCATATGAGAGAAGGCCACCAGGTACATTTCTTGTTCTTTTAGTTCATGGGTAGCATGTTTTATGGTTCTTTTGTGCTGGTGATCTTGTGTCATTGTTCTTACGGTCTGTGTTCTTATTTATTCTACTTTTACGGGAGCAGTTCCTGCATACCCCAAGAGTAGTGCAAAGAGGGATTATGGTAGGCGCGATGAGCTGCCGCCACCTCTTCCCAGAAGCAGAGCTGCTACTGAGTATGGGTCCCGGGTTCCCACTGAGAAGCGTTCATCCTACAGAGATGATTATCCTTCCCGTGGGTCAGCCTATTCTGATATTGCACCTCGTAGTGCTCCTCGAACTGCTGATAGACGGGCCTACATTGATGATGGTTATGGAAGAAAACTTGAACGGCCTCTTCCGACCTACAGAGAAGGACGTAGTCGGGATTATGATTCCATTTCTGGTTCGAAACGTCCATACTCGGAATTGGTaagtttgtttttcctttttggcCCATTTGTCATTTGCTGCCCGCATGCTATGGGTTTTCTTCTATTTAATGTTGTCTCTTAAACTTGTTTTTAAGGATGATGCTTCTCGATATGCTGATGTAAGCATGCGTCAGTCAAGGGCTCGCTTGGATTATGGCGTTGGTGGTAGTAGTGCTCAATATGGTGATGCTTATGGCGATAGGTATGTAACATctgtttaaaaattatttctgcaTGATCATGTAGATAATGACATATTTGTTCTGTAGGCTTGGGCGATCTCATATGGGATATGGTAGCAGCCGTACCTCTCTTTCTAGTCAGGATGGGCTATATGGCAGTCGTCAAGGCATGAGCTATGGTGGAGGTATTTAAAATCCATTTTTAATTACAATGAATATGTACCTTGTTTGGGTCATTAGACATTCCATCTTTTGTGGATATCTACATAGGTTCTGTTAGCAGCAGCGATGTTGGTGGAATGTACTCATCAAGCTATAGCAGCAGTTACCTGTCACGGGGATCTGATGTAAGCTCTTCCTTGTTTTGTCGTTTGTGTGGCTATATTTTACACctgacatcttttttttttttggtccagGTAGGTGGCAGCTCTTATTCATCCCTTTATTCTGGCCGTAGTTTGAGTGGCAGTGGATACCTAGGTGGTAGTGGGTCAGGTTCATACTACTAAGGTGCTTAaaccttcttcctttctttgctatattattattattattattaagttTTCTGTGTACCACATGAGGAGTCATGTGTGCTTTCTTTGTCATGCTAGCTTTTTATTTATTTGGCTGGTAATAATTCCTTTGGAAGAAGGTATGGCTTTGTTTTTTCACTTAAGCTGGCCTGCTTGGTTGTATGGGCCTTCGTGATCACACATGGGTTTGTCTTTATGACACAGATTTGTCATCACAGAAGGCTGATGTAGGCTGTGGATTGTAAGAAGCTTCTGGATGTGATGCCTACACGCTTGGAAAGAGGGCTTAAACCAAGCAACTCTGTTTGTCTGTGAGAAACCTTCATGAGG from Elaeis guineensis isolate ETL-2024a chromosome 4, EG11, whole genome shotgun sequence includes these protein-coding regions:
- the LOC105043793 gene encoding uncharacterized protein codes for the protein MPPRAVKKGSGGAASAKKTAARTAKGTQKTQSQAEPVEEVPKVEEALKVEEVPVSVEEEKEEVKVEDFAEEKPEEKSVMPDSKLDGSVDGEYEEDLKDAYEEEDKGERLELEFNETEYEPEEDAAVDYDEKDLEHDDGQEEEGDEIEEVVEEADVVEEEEEADLADEEMEDGGEDIEVEGDDGDAEGDHEVDGEEEEHHEVVKEHRKRKEFEVFVGGLDKDATDDDLRKVFSEVGEVTEVRLMMNPQTKKNKGFAFLRFANVEQAKRAVSELKNPVVHGKQCGVAPSQDSDTLFLGNICKTWTREHLKEKLKSYGIENVEDLTLVEDSNNEGMNRGFAFLEFSSRSDAMDAYRRLQKRDVVFGVDRTAKVAFADSFIEPDDEIMAQVKTVFVDGLPASWDEDRVKEYLKKYGVIEKIELARNMPSAKRKDFGFVTFDTHDNAVACAEGINNAELGEGDNKVKVRARLSRPHQKSRVKRGLRGNFRIGRGAPRGGRVLYGRPPPRRFPAHLSRPVGRGAPIGMHGFKRPMGFRDRRPVMAMPERSRRFPPPERSYERRPPVPAYPKSSAKRDYGRRDELPPPLPRSRAATEYGSRVPTEKRSSYRDDYPSRGSAYSDIAPRSAPRTADRRAYIDDGYGRKLERPLPTYREGRSRDYDSISGSKRPYSELDDASRYADVSMRQSRARLDYGVGGSSAQYGDAYGDRLGRSHMGYGSSRTSLSSQDGLYGSRQGMSYGGGSVSSSDVGGMYSSSYSSSYLSRGSDVGGSSYSSLYSGRSLSGSGYLGGSGSGSYY